The Pseudomonas sp. TH06 genome has a window encoding:
- a CDS encoding diacylglycerol kinase, which translates to MSPFKGQTGLKRILNASGYSLDGLRAAFTGEAAFRQLVLLNVVLVPLTFFLNVSRVEQALLIAVCLLALIVELLNSAVEAAIDRISLELHPLSKNAKDMGSAAQFVALSMIALVWAVILL; encoded by the coding sequence ATGTCACCTTTCAAGGGCCAGACCGGCCTGAAACGCATCCTCAACGCTTCCGGCTATTCGCTGGACGGCCTGCGCGCAGCCTTCACCGGCGAAGCGGCGTTCCGCCAATTGGTATTGCTCAATGTGGTGCTGGTTCCGCTGACATTCTTTCTGAATGTCAGCCGTGTCGAACAGGCGCTGTTGATCGCCGTTTGCCTGTTGGCGCTGATCGTCGAGTTGCTGAACTCGGCAGTGGAAGCGGCCATTGACCGCATTTCGCTGGAACTGCACCCACTGTCGAAGAACGCCAAGGACATGGGCAGCGCCGCGCAGTTCGTCGCGCTGAGCATGATTGCTTTGGTGTGGGCAGTGATTCTGCTTTAA
- a CDS encoding LysR family transcriptional regulator, producing the protein MRFTLRQLQVFVAVAQQESVSRAAGLLNLSQSAASTSITELERQSSCQLFDRAGKRLSLNALGKQLLPQAVALLDQAKEIEDLLNGKSGFGSLSVGATLTIGNYLATLLIGGFMQRHPESQVKLHVQNTANIVQQVAHYEIDLGLIEGDCSHPDIEVQSWVEDELVVFCAPQHPLAKRGSATMEELTHEAWILREQGSGTRLTFDQAMRHHRSALNIRLELEHTEAIKRAVESGLGIGCISRLALRDAFRRGSLVAVETPDLDLARQFYFIWHKQKYQTSAMREFLDLCRAFTAGVQRSDEIVLPTIA; encoded by the coding sequence ATGCGATTTACTCTCCGTCAACTGCAAGTCTTCGTCGCCGTCGCCCAGCAGGAAAGCGTGTCCCGTGCTGCGGGTCTGCTCAACCTCTCGCAATCGGCGGCCAGCACCTCTATCACCGAGCTTGAGCGCCAGTCCAGCTGCCAGCTGTTCGACCGTGCCGGCAAACGGCTGAGCCTCAATGCCCTCGGCAAACAGCTGTTGCCACAGGCGGTGGCCCTGCTCGATCAGGCCAAGGAAATCGAAGACCTGCTCAACGGCAAATCCGGTTTCGGCTCACTGTCGGTGGGCGCTACCCTGACGATCGGCAACTATCTGGCGACCCTGCTGATCGGCGGTTTCATGCAGCGCCATCCGGAAAGCCAAGTGAAGCTGCATGTACAGAACACTGCCAACATCGTGCAACAAGTCGCCCACTACGAAATTGATCTGGGTCTAATCGAAGGCGATTGCAGCCATCCGGACATCGAAGTGCAGAGCTGGGTCGAGGATGAGCTGGTGGTGTTCTGCGCGCCGCAGCATCCGCTGGCCAAACGTGGCAGTGCGACCATGGAGGAGTTGACGCATGAAGCGTGGATTCTGCGCGAACAGGGTTCCGGCACGCGCCTGACCTTCGATCAGGCCATGCGTCATCACCGCAGTGCGCTGAATATCCGTCTGGAACTGGAACACACCGAAGCGATCAAGCGCGCGGTGGAATCGGGTCTGGGGATTGGCTGCATCTCGCGGCTGGCGCTACGCGATGCCTTCCGCCGCGGCAGTCTGGTGGCGGTGGAGACACCGGATCTGGATCTGGCGCGGCAGTTCTACTTCATCTGGCACAAGCAGAAGTACCAGACCTCGGCCATGCGCGAGTTTCTCGATCTGTGCCGCGCCTTCACCGCCGGGGTGCAGCGCAGCGACGAGATTGTTTTGCCGACGATCGCTTAA
- the fpr gene encoding ferredoxin-NADP reductase, protein MSNMNHERVLSVHHWNDTLFSFKCTRDPGLRFENGQFVMIGLQQPNGRPLMRAYSIASPNWEEHLEFFSIKVPDGPLTSQLQHLKEGDEIIISKKPTGTLVLDDLKPGKHLYLLSTGTGLAPFMSVIQDPETYERFEKVILCHGVRYVNEVAYREFITEHLPQNEFFGEALRDKLIYYPTVTREPFENEGRLTDLMRSGKLFSDIGLPPINPQDDRAMLCGSPSMLDETSEVLNSFGLTVSPRMREPGDYLIERAFVEK, encoded by the coding sequence ATGAGCAACATGAACCACGAGCGTGTCCTCAGTGTTCATCACTGGAACGATACCCTGTTCAGCTTCAAGTGCACCCGCGATCCGGGCCTGCGCTTCGAGAACGGGCAGTTCGTGATGATCGGCCTGCAACAGCCAAACGGCCGCCCGCTTATGCGCGCTTACTCGATTGCCAGCCCGAACTGGGAAGAGCATCTGGAGTTCTTCAGCATCAAGGTGCCTGATGGCCCGCTGACCTCGCAGTTGCAGCATCTGAAGGAAGGCGACGAGATCATCATCAGCAAAAAGCCTACGGGCACGCTGGTGCTGGACGATCTGAAACCTGGCAAACACCTTTACCTGCTCAGCACCGGTACCGGTCTGGCACCGTTCATGAGCGTGATTCAGGATCCGGAAACCTACGAGCGTTTCGAAAAAGTCATCCTGTGCCACGGTGTGCGCTACGTGAACGAAGTCGCTTACCGCGAATTCATCACCGAGCACCTGCCGCAGAACGAGTTCTTCGGTGAAGCGCTGCGTGACAAGCTGATTTACTACCCGACCGTTACTCGCGAACCGTTCGAGAACGAAGGTCGTCTGACCGACCTGATGCGCAGCGGCAAACTGTTCAGCGACATCGGCCTGCCGCCGATCAATCCGCAGGACGACCGCGCCATGTTGTGCGGCAGCCCGAGCATGCTCGACGAGACCAGCGAAGTGCTCAACAGCTTCGGCCTGACCGTTTCGCCGCGGATGCGCGAGCCGGGTGACTACCTGATCGAGCGTGCATTCGTCGAGAAGTAA
- the erdR gene encoding response regulator transcription factor ErdR, which produces MATYDILIADDHPLFRSALHQAVTLGLGPNVRLVEVASIAELETRLTEKADWDLVLLDLNMPGAFGFSGLVMLRGQYPQIPVVMVSAQEEASVMVKSREFGASGFIPKSSDLSVIQEAVRKVLDGDVFWPPQAFEAVAVSDEAKAASDGLASLTPQQFRVLTMVCEGLLNKQIAYELSVSEATIKAHVTAIFRKLNVRTRTQAALLLQQLESIPSQ; this is translated from the coding sequence ATGGCCACATACGACATCCTGATTGCCGATGATCACCCCCTGTTTCGCAGCGCCCTGCATCAAGCAGTGACGCTGGGCCTTGGCCCAAATGTGCGATTGGTGGAAGTGGCGAGCATCGCTGAGCTGGAAACTCGCCTGACCGAAAAGGCCGACTGGGATCTGGTATTACTGGATTTGAACATGCCTGGCGCTTTCGGGTTTTCCGGACTGGTGATGCTGCGCGGGCAATACCCGCAGATTCCGGTGGTGATGGTCTCGGCGCAGGAAGAAGCTTCGGTGATGGTCAAGTCCCGCGAATTCGGGGCCAGTGGCTTTATTCCCAAGTCCAGCGACCTGAGCGTGATTCAGGAAGCGGTGCGCAAAGTGCTCGATGGCGATGTGTTCTGGCCGCCGCAGGCGTTCGAAGCGGTTGCCGTCTCCGACGAAGCCAAAGCCGCCAGCGATGGCTTGGCCAGCCTGACACCGCAGCAATTTCGCGTACTGACCATGGTCTGCGAAGGCTTGCTGAACAAGCAGATTGCCTATGAGCTGAGCGTGTCGGAAGCGACCATCAAGGCCCACGTTACGGCGATCTTCCGCAAGCTGAATGTGCGCACCCGGACGCAGGCGGCATTGCTTCTGCAACAACTTGAGTCAATTCCGAGCCAATAA